One region of Jeotgalibacillus aurantiacus genomic DNA includes:
- a CDS encoding NUDIX hydrolase, with amino-acid sequence MITFGEKESGIDYVLRPAVYGLIFNNKREKIAVIRKSDSKHFLPGGGIENRETHEECLKREALEELGFQVEISTFIGSARRYFYSVNEDIHYLNEGHFYFCCKVKEADKPTEDDYELVWLEPDHAVECLIHDHQKWAVKEALRR; translated from the coding sequence ATGATTACCTTTGGAGAAAAGGAAAGTGGAATAGATTATGTTTTGAGACCTGCAGTATATGGTCTGATCTTTAATAACAAGAGAGAAAAAATCGCGGTCATCCGAAAAAGTGATAGTAAGCATTTTCTTCCTGGTGGCGGAATAGAAAACCGCGAAACGCATGAGGAGTGTTTAAAAAGAGAAGCCCTTGAGGAGCTGGGATTTCAAGTTGAAATAAGTACCTTCATTGGCAGTGCCAGAAGGTATTTTTATTCTGTGAATGAAGACATTCATTACTTGAATGAAGGTCACTTTTATTTTTGCTGCAAGGTCAAAGAAGCCGACAAACCAACAGAAGATGATTATGAATTAGTTTGGTTGGAGCCTGATCATGCTGTAGAATGTCTTATTCATGACCATCAAAAGTGGGCAGTAAAAGAAGCTTTAAGAAGGTAG
- a CDS encoding AIM24 family protein has product MSKYSIKEFVQETKQEESSRDFFELETDRILEVNLNGKVWAKAGSMISYEGNIKFEREGMMEHGLGRFVKKALSGEGAQLMKANGQGRLYVADQGKKITVLDLEGESVFINGNDLLAFQDGLEWDIKLMRKVAGMMAGGLFNVRLEGQGLVAFTSHYEPLTLLVTPDRPVFTDPNATVAWSGNLEPEFVTDVQLKSLFGRGSGESVQMKFSGNGFVVVQPFEEIYQTQQS; this is encoded by the coding sequence ATGTCTAAATACTCCATTAAAGAATTTGTGCAGGAAACAAAGCAGGAGGAGAGTTCACGGGACTTTTTTGAGCTTGAGACTGATAGGATTTTAGAGGTTAATTTGAATGGCAAGGTCTGGGCGAAGGCTGGTTCGATGATTTCTTATGAAGGCAACATCAAGTTCGAGCGTGAGGGTATGATGGAGCACGGTCTTGGACGGTTTGTTAAGAAGGCGCTCAGCGGAGAAGGTGCCCAGCTGATGAAGGCCAATGGTCAGGGTCGTCTTTATGTTGCAGACCAGGGTAAAAAGATTACAGTGCTGGATCTTGAAGGCGAGAGCGTTTTTATTAACGGCAATGATCTGCTTGCCTTTCAGGACGGGCTGGAGTGGGATATTAAGCTGATGCGTAAAGTGGCTGGAATGATGGCTGGCGGACTGTTTAATGTTCGACTTGAAGGTCAGGGCCTTGTTGCTTTCACCTCTCATTATGAGCCACTGACATTACTTGTGACTCCCGACAGACCCGTATTTACGGATCCAAACGCAACCGTCGCATGGTCCGGAAACCTCGAGCCTGAGTTCGTCACAGACGTCCAGCTGAAAAGTTTATTCGGCCGTGGCAGCGGAGAATCTGTCCAAATGAAATTCTCCGGCAACGGATTTGTTGTCGTTCAGCCATTTGAAGAAATTTATCAGACTCAGCAAAGCTGA
- a CDS encoding Msr family ABC-F type ribosomal protection protein: MERLVLELNDIEVSYSDKTVLNVDQLRIHQFDRIGIVGTNGSGKSTLLKVINGEIMPEKGTINRQIEFGYFKQKEAPSQNHQPDYKLLGQLNVPDRSTHQMSGGEQTRLKLAQLFTDYYEGLLIDEPTTHLDAAGVDFLVEELTYYYGALVLVSHDRYVLDRLVTKIWEVQNGRVKEYTGNYSDYQMTKKLEQSRQQEQHERYLKEKQRLLAAAEEKMKKASKINQANESMSKRQARAKANRMFMTKQKDTSQKSVEKAAKALEKRVEQLEQVKAVQEEKAVHFPQSETIQLHNRFPIMADRVTLKAGDKLLLDETSFQFPLGKTIAINGTNGCGKSTLLHYILKRGNGLTVSPKAVFGVYQQLGYQLDGNKTVLELMKRNSAYDEAKIRAVLHEMKFTGNDLIKKVGELSGGESIRLKLCELFLGSYNILILDEPTNFLDLSSIQALEAFLKYYEGTVLLVSHDREFIKKTADVVYEIKEKKLVQTKG; this comes from the coding sequence ATGGAACGTCTTGTTCTCGAATTAAATGATATTGAAGTCTCGTATTCAGATAAAACGGTTTTGAATGTGGATCAGTTGCGTATTCATCAGTTTGACCGGATTGGTATTGTCGGGACTAACGGCAGTGGTAAAAGTACGCTGTTAAAAGTGATCAATGGAGAGATCATGCCGGAAAAAGGAACGATTAATAGACAGATTGAATTCGGCTATTTCAAACAAAAGGAAGCTCCTTCTCAAAATCATCAGCCGGATTATAAACTGCTCGGGCAGCTTAATGTTCCAGATCGTTCGACCCATCAGATGAGCGGGGGTGAGCAGACGAGGCTGAAGCTTGCACAGCTGTTCACGGATTATTATGAAGGATTGCTGATTGATGAACCAACCACTCATTTAGATGCGGCGGGGGTTGATTTTCTTGTTGAAGAGCTGACTTATTATTACGGTGCGCTCGTGCTCGTCAGTCACGATCGCTATGTACTGGATCGGCTCGTGACAAAAATCTGGGAGGTTCAGAATGGTCGTGTTAAGGAGTACACGGGGAATTATTCTGACTATCAGATGACAAAAAAGCTTGAGCAATCCCGGCAGCAGGAGCAGCATGAACGGTATTTGAAAGAAAAGCAAAGATTGCTTGCAGCTGCTGAGGAGAAGATGAAGAAAGCCAGTAAGATCAATCAGGCAAACGAGTCGATGTCTAAACGGCAGGCCCGTGCAAAAGCGAATCGGATGTTCATGACCAAGCAAAAAGATACGAGTCAAAAATCTGTTGAAAAGGCAGCGAAAGCATTGGAGAAAAGAGTGGAGCAGCTTGAACAGGTTAAAGCGGTTCAGGAGGAAAAGGCGGTTCATTTTCCGCAGTCAGAAACCATCCAGCTTCACAACCGATTCCCTATTATGGCAGACAGGGTAACACTGAAAGCAGGTGATAAACTGCTGCTGGATGAAACGAGCTTTCAATTTCCTTTAGGTAAAACGATCGCCATAAATGGAACAAATGGTTGCGGGAAATCAACACTGCTTCACTATATTTTAAAGCGAGGAAATGGATTGACGGTTTCGCCAAAAGCTGTGTTTGGTGTGTACCAGCAGCTTGGTTATCAGCTGGACGGGAATAAAACCGTGCTTGAACTGATGAAAAGGAACAGTGCGTATGATGAAGCGAAAATACGTGCTGTCTTACACGAAATGAAGTTCACAGGAAATGACCTCATCAAAAAAGTCGGTGAACTGAGTGGCGGTGAATCCATCAGACTCAAGCTTTGTGAACTGTTTCTTGGTTCCTACAACATCTTGATTCTGGACGAACCAACCAACTTCCTGGATCTCAGCAGCATTCAGGCACTCGAAGCCTTCCTGAAATATTACGAAGGCACCGTCCTGCTCGTCAGCCACGACCGCGAATTCATCAAGAAGACAGCGGATGTGGTCTATGAAATAAAGGAAAAGAAGTTAGTGCAGACAAAAGGGTAG
- a CDS encoding macrolide 2'-phosphotransferase yields MNPIEVINSAKKEGLVISEEGLKINESGVDFRVASGVDQSGEKWILRMPRRKESMRHAGKEKLGLDTLSGLVSFQVPKWSIFTDHLIAYKQLDGVPAATIDMEKQAYVWELDEQNPPEIFYESLGRVMADLHSADVRMFKQTGVPIIQAQDLRSSMKIRMDKINEQFEIHPSLWERWQAWLSNEKLWPSHTGLRHGDLHPGHILINAQHAVTGLIDWTEMAVDDVSIDFTAHYQIFGEKGLDKLINAYDNAGGITWSKMKEHIKELLAASPLTVAEYAIVSGIPEMKEMAEQMLSQGE; encoded by the coding sequence ATGAATCCAATTGAAGTGATAAATTCAGCGAAAAAAGAAGGACTGGTTATTTCTGAAGAAGGTCTTAAAATCAATGAGTCGGGTGTGGATTTCAGGGTAGCTTCGGGAGTTGATCAGTCAGGTGAAAAGTGGATTTTGAGAATGCCGCGGCGAAAGGAGTCGATGAGGCATGCAGGGAAGGAAAAGTTGGGATTGGATACTTTATCAGGATTAGTGAGTTTTCAGGTTCCTAAGTGGTCAATTTTTACAGATCATCTGATTGCATATAAACAGCTTGATGGTGTGCCGGCCGCAACAATTGATATGGAAAAGCAGGCTTATGTATGGGAACTCGATGAGCAGAATCCACCGGAGATTTTTTACGAGTCTCTTGGAAGAGTCATGGCGGACTTACATTCAGCGGATGTACGCATGTTTAAGCAAACCGGGGTGCCAATCATTCAAGCGCAGGATCTGAGAAGTTCCATGAAGATCAGAATGGATAAGATAAATGAACAGTTCGAAATCCATCCTTCTTTATGGGAACGCTGGCAAGCATGGCTGTCGAATGAAAAACTTTGGCCAAGCCATACTGGCTTAAGACACGGCGATCTGCATCCCGGTCATATTTTAATAAATGCGCAGCATGCCGTAACCGGTTTAATTGACTGGACAGAAATGGCTGTTGATGATGTTTCAATCGACTTCACAGCACACTATCAGATTTTTGGCGAAAAGGGATTGGACAAACTCATTAACGCCTATGACAATGCAGGAGGCATCACCTGGTCAAAGATGAAGGAGCACATCAAAGAACTTCTCGCAGCCAGCCCGCTGACCGTAGCAGAATACGCAATTGTTTCTGGAATTCCTGAAATGAAAGAAATGGCTGAACAAATGCTTAGTCAGGGTGAATAG